A DNA window from Roseovarius sp. Pro17 contains the following coding sequences:
- the pgi gene encoding glucose-6-phosphate isomerase, producing the protein MWRDLKTLAEKARARGIAPLFGAGRAANFSVRWDGMLLDYSKTSIAEDARAALLALAEDRGVAARREAMFTGQPINETEDRAVLHTALRDLSGKPVMVDGEDVMPGVRDTLARMKSFAGAVRSGAFKGAGGTITDVVNIGIGGSHLGPEMAARALSPYHDGPRCHFVSNVDGADIADTLAGLDPARTLVLVASKTFTTTETMTNAATARDWIGASIDNPGDQFAALSSDEERAAAFGIDASRVFGFEDWVGGRYSIWGPIGLSLMIAIGTDDFTDFLRGAEAMDQHFRTAPPEENMPLLLALVGLWHHQACGYPTRAVLPYDQRLGRLPAYLQQLEMESNGKGVAMDGRALSQGSGPVVWGEPGTNGQHAFYQLIHQGSQIVPCEFLLATKGHEPDLAHHHTLLIANCLAQSKALMQGRNLETARALMKEKGFAGAELERQARHRVFPGNRPSTTLIYDLLTPRRLGQIIALYEHRVFVEGVILGINSFDQWGVELGKELAAALRPVLAGDTSAAGEDGSTRQLVDFVQSSNG; encoded by the coding sequence ATGTGGCGCGATCTGAAAACCCTGGCTGAAAAGGCTCGCGCACGTGGCATCGCGCCGTTGTTTGGCGCCGGGCGCGCAGCGAATTTTTCGGTACGCTGGGATGGAATGCTGCTGGACTATTCCAAGACGTCGATAGCCGAGGACGCCCGCGCCGCCTTGCTGGCACTGGCAGAGGATCGCGGGGTCGCGGCGCGCCGGGAGGCGATGTTTACCGGCCAGCCCATAAACGAGACCGAAGACCGCGCCGTGCTGCATACGGCGCTGCGCGACTTGTCGGGCAAGCCGGTGATGGTGGATGGCGAGGATGTCATGCCCGGCGTTCGCGACACTCTGGCGCGGATGAAGAGCTTTGCCGGGGCAGTGCGCAGCGGCGCGTTCAAGGGGGCGGGCGGCACGATCACTGACGTCGTGAATATCGGTATCGGCGGCTCGCATCTGGGGCCTGAAATGGCGGCACGCGCGCTGTCGCCTTATCATGACGGGCCGCGGTGCCATTTCGTCTCGAACGTGGATGGTGCTGATATAGCTGACACGTTGGCGGGCCTTGATCCTGCGCGCACGCTGGTGCTGGTCGCGTCCAAGACATTCACCACGACCGAAACGATGACCAACGCCGCCACTGCGCGCGATTGGATCGGGGCATCAATCGACAATCCGGGCGATCAATTCGCCGCGCTGTCGTCGGATGAAGAGAGGGCAGCCGCGTTCGGTATCGACGCATCCCGCGTCTTTGGATTTGAGGACTGGGTCGGCGGACGCTATTCGATTTGGGGGCCGATCGGTCTGTCGCTGATGATCGCCATCGGAACCGACGATTTCACCGATTTCCTGCGCGGCGCCGAGGCGATGGACCAGCATTTCCGCACCGCACCACCCGAGGAAAACATGCCGCTGCTGCTGGCACTCGTCGGCCTTTGGCATCATCAGGCCTGTGGCTATCCGACCCGCGCCGTGCTGCCCTATGACCAGCGTCTGGGACGGCTGCCCGCCTATCTGCAACAGCTGGAAATGGAATCTAACGGCAAGGGCGTGGCGATGGACGGACGCGCCCTCAGCCAAGGTAGCGGCCCCGTCGTCTGGGGCGAGCCGGGCACCAACGGGCAGCACGCCTTCTATCAGCTGATCCATCAGGGCAGCCAGATCGTGCCGTGCGAATTTCTACTGGCGACGAAAGGTCATGAGCCGGATCTAGCACATCACCACACGCTGCTGATCGCCAACTGCCTCGCACAGTCCAAGGCGCTGATGCAGGGCCGCAATCTGGAGACGGCGCGCGCGCTGATGAAGGAAAAAGGCTTTGCCGGGGCCGAGCTTGAGAGACAGGCCCGCCATCGCGTTTTTCCGGGGAACCGGCCTTCGACGACGCTGATCTATGATTTGCTGACGCCGCGCCGACTGGGCCAGATCATCGCGCTCTACGAGCATCGCGTTTTCGTCGAGGGGGTGATCCTTGGCATCAACTCTTTCGATCAATGGGGCGTCGAACTGGGCAAGGAACTGGCGGCGGCGCTACGACCTGTTCTGGCAGGTGATACTTCGGCGGCTGGTGAGGACGGATCGACCCGGCAACTAGTAGACTTTGTACAATCGTCAAATGGGTGA
- a CDS encoding glycine zipper 2TM domain-containing protein — MKMWISAIACTAVLGLGACENLTTNQRTVAGVTGGAAAGLLTAKALGAGSDWQLISALGGAAAGTVVAQNQNRKVCAYSRGDGTYYEAACP; from the coding sequence ATGAAGATGTGGATATCCGCGATTGCATGCACTGCGGTGCTGGGCCTTGGCGCCTGCGAGAACCTTACCACGAACCAGCGCACTGTCGCAGGTGTGACAGGCGGCGCGGCTGCTGGCCTGCTGACGGCCAAAGCGTTGGGCGCTGGCAGCGACTGGCAGTTGATCTCGGCCCTTGGCGGCGCGGCTGCCGGTACGGTCGTTGCGCAGAACCAGAACCGCAAGGTTTGCGCCTACTCGCGCGGTGATGGCACCTATTACGAGGCGGCTTGCCCGTAA